The following proteins are encoded in a genomic region of Chaetodon auriga isolate fChaAug3 chromosome 8, fChaAug3.hap1, whole genome shotgun sequence:
- the plekhf2 gene encoding pleckstrin homology domain-containing family F member 2, which produces MVDRLANSEANSKRIAVVEGCFGAAGQPLAIPGRVLIGEGVLTKLCRKKPKARQFFLFNDILVYGNIVIQKKKYNKQHIIPLESVTIDTVPDEGDLRNGWLIKTPTKSFAVYAATANEKSEWMSHIGKCVEDLLQKSGKAPTGEHAAVWVPDSEATVCMRCQKVKFTPVSRRHHCRKCGFVVCGPCSEKKYLLPSQSSKPVRVCEYCFVQLTSGSLAPRSDSISRPGSKFNSNNLSDDDDEDDSSD; this is translated from the coding sequence ATGGTGGACCGGCTAGCGAACAGCGAGGCCAACTCCAAGAGGATCGCGGTGGTGGAGGGCTGCTTTGGCGCTGCGGGCCAGCCGCTGGCCATCCCCGGCCGCGTGCTGATCGGCGAGGGCGTCCTCACCAAACTCTGCCGCAAGAAGCCCAAGGCGCGCCAGTTCTTCCTCTTCAACGACATCCTGGTCTACGGCAACATCGTCATCCAGAAGAAGAAGTACAACAAGCAGCACATCATCCCGCTGGAGAGCGTCACCATCGACACGGTGCCAGACGAAGGCGACCTGCGCAACGGCTGGCTCATCAAGACGCCCACCAAGTCCTTCGCGGTCTACGCCGCCACCGCCAACGAGAAGTCCGAGTGGATGAGCCACATAGGGAAGTGCGTGGAGGACTTGCTGCAGAAGAGCGGCAAGGCCCCGACGGGCGAGCACGCCGCCGTCTGGGTGCCCGACTCAGAGGCGACGGTGTGCATGCGCTGCCAGAAGGTGAAGTTCACGCCGGTCAGCCGCCGCCACCACTGCAGGAAGTGCGGCTTTGTGGTTTGCGGGCCGTGCTCAGAGAAGAAGTACCTCCTGCCCAGCCAGTCGTCCAAACCCGTTCGCGTGTGCGAGTACTGCTTCGTGCAGCTGACGTCAGGAAGCCTCGCGCCGCGCTCAGACTCCATCAGCCGGCCGGGGTCAAAGTTCAACAGCAACAACCTGTCggatgatgacgatgaagacGACAGCAGTGACTGA